The following is a genomic window from Desulfonatronum thiosulfatophilum.
ACTTCCGCGGCCAGGGCATCCAGGCGCTGCAGGTCCCAACCCCGCACTTCCACGGCCAAGGTGTCTCCGTCTCCGGCGCCCATGCGAAAAATGAACAATCCCTGACCGGCCCGGGTGCGGACCACCGTACCTGGTATGCCGGTCAAAGCCGGACGCAGGTCGGCCGCGATCTGTTCACTGCTGCGGGTGCGTTGCGCGGCGGGAACCAGGGCCACGCGAATCTCTCCACGGGCTCCCCCTCCGGCTCTCCAGCCCGAAGCGCCTACGTTCACGACCATGTTCTCAGCCTCCGGAACCATCTCTTGCACCATCCGCTCAATCCGGCGCATCTGGGCATCCACGACATCCAGGCGGGTTCCCACCTCCATTTCCACGTTGACTCGCACTTCGCCCTCGTCCGCGCTGGGCATGAATTCCGTTCCGACTCGCGGAATCAGAGACAATGCGCCGCCAAACAAGACCACGACCAGGGCAAGAACCAGCAAGCGGTGACGTAGAGCCCCTTTGAGCAGCCCCAGGTATGCCTTCTCCAGGGCATGGAACATCCGACCGCTGACGACGAAAGCGCGATTCAAAAAGCCGTAACCATCCGGAGCGGCTGTTGCGGCAACCGGCTTCAACAGGCGCGCCGACAGCATGGGCACCACGGTCAGGGCTACCAGCAGGGAGCAGATCAGGGCAAAGGCGACCACATATGCCAGTTGCCGGAACATGACCCCGGCAACGCCTTCCAGAAAGACCATGGGCAGAAAAATGACCAGGGTCGTGATGGTGCTGGCCGTGACCGCGGCGGAAACCTCTTCGGTGCCCTGCACCGCGATCGCCCTGCCCTCCCCTCCTTTTTCCCGGAGCCGGTAAATGTTTTCCAGGACCACGATGGCGTTGTCCACCATCATTCCCACACCCAGGGCCAACCCGCCCAGGGTCATCAGGTTCAACGTGAATCCGCCGAAATAAATCAGGGTGAACGTGGCGATGATGGAGATGGGAATACCCATGGCGATGACCAACGTACTTCGGATGTTGCGCAGAAAAAAGAGCAGAACGAAAATGGCCAGCGTGCCGCCGAAGAGGATGGAACGACCGACGTTGTTGATGGACTGCTGGATGTATTTGGACGTGTCGATAATCGGCGTGATCTGAATCTGTGGGACGTCCGCGTGGATGCGGTCCAGTTCTCGAAGCACGGCCTGCGCGACCTGAACCGTGTTCGTTCCGGCCTGTTTGCGCACTGCCAGACGCACGCCCGGCTCGCCATTGATGCGGATGATTCTGGTCTGGCGCTGATGCCCGTCCAGCACGTCCGCCACCTGGGCCAAATAGATGGGCGCGCCGTCCCGGACAGCGATCACGACGGAGCGAATCTCCTGGATGCTGCTGAACTCTCCGGGCGTGCGCAGGGTGACCTCGAACTGATTCTGCTCGATGGTTCCGGCAGGGACATTGATGTTGGCCTCCCGGATGGCCTGGACGATCTGCTCCAGGGAAAATCCCAGGGCCCGAACCCGGTCCGGATGCACGTTGACCTGGATTTCCCTCTCCAATCCGCCCCAGATGTCCACCGCGGCCACTCCGGGAATCCGTTCGATGCGCTGCTTGATCTGGTTGTCGATCACCAGGCGCATTTCCACCGGATCAAGGCGGCTGGAGGCCCCCATGATCAGTATCGGGAACTGCGCCGCATCGAATTTGCGCAATTGCGGTCGATCAGCATTATCCGGCAGACGTCCGGTTATCCGGTCCAGCCGGTCCCGGATGTCGTTGGACGCGGCATCCAGATCCGTTCCCCAGGAAAAGGAAACCCTTACGGAACTCTGGCCTTCGGAGGAAATGGAGGTGATCTCCTCGACCCCCGGAACCGCGGCCACGGCCTCTTCCACGATTCGAGTCACCAGCTCTTCCATCTCCTCGGGGCTGGCGTTTTCGTAGTTCGTGGAAACGGTCAGGGTGGGATAGGTCAGCTCCGGCATCAAGTCGATGGGCAGCCGTGACAGGGAAACCCCGCCCAGGATCATCACGATCAGCACGATCATGATGGTAAATATCGGACGGGAAACGCTTTGTTTGGTAATCTGCATGGGCAAGTACGATCAGTCTATTTTGAACAACAAGAAAATCTGGAAATGAAGCAGCTCGCGGGCGGAAATGCCCTGATCGACGTCAGTCTTCCACGACGCGGACAGATGAGCCGTCTTCCAAGAGATGTTGGCCCAGAATCACGACCTCGCCGGACAAGTCCTCGGGCTCAAGAATCTGGGACACGCCATTTTCGGAAATGCCGACCCGGACCACAGTCAGGCGGACCGTGGCGTCGTCTTCAACCGCAAAAAGCGCATGCTGGCCGTCCCTGCGCACCAACGCGACGGAAGGCACGACCACGGCTTCTTCCGCCCGATCCAGCTCAAGCTGGGCGCGCACGAACATTCCGGGCTTCATCAATCCCTCCGGGTTGAACAATTCCAGTTCGATCCGGGCCTGTCGGGAAGCTTCCCGAAAAACAGGGGCGATGCGGGCAACACGACCTTCAAATTGTTGCCCTGGAAACGCATCCACCGACACCTGAGCGGACTGTCCGACCTGAAGCCGGGCATAATCGCGTTCCGAAACATGAAAGACCGCACGCAGGGCGCTGATGTCCAGGACGCTGATCATCTGGGCGTTCGCGGTCAGGGTTGTTCCCTGATCCACGAAACGTTCCCCTACGACTCGGGGGCGATCCTCGCCGTTTGCCGGCCATGTCGCCCGGATCTGGGTATAGCTCAGTCGCACCTCCGCGGCACGCAGCGCGGCCTGGCGCTGCTCGATCTGCGCCTCGGCCACACGTTTTCGAGCCTGCTGGGCAAGCAATCTGGATTTGGAAAGTTCCAATTCGGCCAACGAGGCTACTCTCTGCTCCCGCAACGTCTCGATGCGCGCAAACTCCTTTTCCGCGATGTCCAGCTCGCTGCGCGCCTCTTCAAGATTCGCCCGGGCCACGGCCAGTTCCGCGCGGGCCTGCTCGACCTGCTGCACGAATTCGGCATCCTCCAGTTGGGCCACCAGCTGATCACGCTGAACAAGGTCGCCCACATCGACGAACAATCGTTCCAGGCGACCGGAAATTTTCGGCGCCACCACGAATTGGGCCCAGGGAATGAGGGTGCCGGAAAAAGTGCGCATATCACGCACGGTAGCCTGGGTGACCGATGCGGTCTGCACGGCGACCTGTTGACTACCAGGCTGTCTAGGGCCGCCTGGCGGCGCGGGAGCCGGCTGTATTGCCTGGTAGATCACCCAGCCTAGTCCGGCAATGATGATCAAGACAATCGGCAGAACAACGCGCCGGGATTTCTGAGACATATATTAAACTCCATGGTCAAGGAATATCAAACCACGGCTCAAGATAGCCATGGTTCAGGCAATAGCAAGCATCTCGTCACTGATGAGATGTAAGAAGCTGTTAATCAATAACGTAATGCGAGTCATCCGCTCCGGTTCGAAATTCCGCGGCGGAAAATAGTTGATCACGACTGACGACTCTATCGCAGTCCGATTTGTCTTGATCTTATGTTTTGGGACCGAGATCGCAATCGAAATCGATATCGAAATCGACATCGAAATCGACATGCAATAGTTTTATTATCTATTTGTTTTATCCGATTTCGAGTTCGATTTCGAGTTCGATTCGAGTTCGTCATGAGGCATGGCTAGTCGCTTCTAACTGGGCAGAAATTAGAATCAGAGCCGTGATGGAACATATATTGAATGTGCTGAGCGAATAACGGATAGAATGACGGACAAGGGTAGATCAAGAAAAGCAAAGGCCGCGGGTCTACAGCGGGTGCTTCAGCTGCTGATCGCTAGTGCGAAATGGGTGTGTTGCGGGGCTGGGTTGCCATGCTCCGAAGGAGCCGGAACATGGCAACCCGGCAAAGATGGTGCGTGTGTGCTAGTCGATGATTCCACGAAACAGTTTTTTCAGGACGGAACTTCCGCAGTATCCTGTTTCCTGGGCCATCTTCAATGCGCGGGAGTCGCCCAGCGCGGCGGCGGAGCGGAAGTCGCGGCACGCAAGATCACGTTTGTCCATTTTCATGTACAGCAGACCACGGTTGTGGAATGCGGAACCCAGTTTCGCATCCAGCATTATGGCCCGTGAAAAGTCGGCCAGCGCCTTGTCCGGAAATCCGGCATCGATCTGAGCCAGCCCACGCTCGTTGAATATTGCGGCATTGGCCGGGTCAGCGTCCAGAGCCTTGGTCAACAACTCCACGGCCGCAGCGGCATTGGTAAAGCGCTGCCCGTTCCAGAGCAACCTGGCTCGACTCATCCATTCCTCGGCCTGCGTTTCGTCTGCCTGTTCGGCCGGCTGGGCAACCATGGCCACGGAGGATCCGGCGGGTACGGATTTCGCCGCGGCAGGAGCCGGTGTCGGAGCAGGCGCCTGGGCAGGCTTTTGGGCAGGCGCGGACGCGACAGCCTTGACATTCTTCAAGTCGTTTTCAAGTTCGCTCAGACGTTGCTTCACCGAATTCAGGTCCTGCTCCACACCGACAGGTTCCGCAGGCCGCCTCGCAGCCTGGCTCTCCAGATCCGAAACTTTTTGGATGGTATCCTGAAGCATTTTTTTCAGGTCAGTGGATTCAGACTGGACAAATTTTTCCATGGCCGCGATTTTTTCCCGGCTCTCCCGCACGGCGTCTTGCAGCTCGTCGTGCAGCTTCAACCAGGGACGTTCATTCAGCACCTCCTGCAACCTATCCATGCGCTGTTGTTGCGCCGCGGCCATTTCCACCACTTCCCGCAGCTTTTCCTGGTCGGAGTTTATACGGGCATCGCCAGCCGCCAGAGACTGTTCCAGGCGCTGTAAGCCGGAGCGCAACTGCTCGAATTCCTCGGTGGTGGTTTGCTGAAGCTGTTTTTGCTCTTGTCCGATGGCTTCAATTTCCTCACGAAACTCAACTGTGAGGTTTTCCAGCTCGGGTTTGGTGAGTTTTGAACTTGAAGGCGCTTTTTTTGTTTTTTGCTTGGACACGGTTTCTTTCTTCCCCTTTTTTGAAGTCTGCAACGAACCTTGATCATCTTTTGCCGCAGGAAACTCCAGAACGTCGGCGCGTTCTGGATTGTCTTTCAGCGGCTGACTCAGGGACACTTCCCGTTGAAGCCTGGCCTTGGCTTCAGGATTCAGGATGGAATCCAAGGCTGCCTTGCTGTCCTGTTCCAAATTGGTCTTTCTGGTGCTTTTGGCCATAGCTTCTCCATGCAGTTTAGGGTTTTTGTCCCGTCTCCACCCGCGAAAGCATTTCCGTGGCAAATTTTTGATAATCCTGGCATCCGAACGAAGCCGGATCCAGATCGAATATGCTTTGCTGACTCAGATTTGCCTTGTTCAGGGTCGTATTGCGCCGGATCACGGTTTGAAAGAGGGCGTCACCAAAGAACTCTCGCACGGCATCCATGACCAGCCGACTGGCTGTGGTCCGAGGATTGTACATGGTCACCAGGACTCCCAGCAGTCGAATGTCGGAGTTCGTGTCTTCCCGGATTGCCTCGATGGCCTGGATCAGGTGATTCGTGCCCTGCAAGGCGTACAGGGACTCGCCGTCCACTGGGAGAATGTAAACGTCCGAAGCGGCAACCGCGTTGGTGATCAACGGTCCTTCAATCTGGGGAGGACAATCCACCAGCACGAGATCATAGCCATTGTCCGCACCCCTGACGGCTTCCAATTTTTCCCGCAGACCGAAGATCCGCTTTGCCGAATTGGGCGGCAGCAGAGCAAGTTGGGAATAGGCATGCAGGTTGGATGGAATCAGATCCAGATTTCCATTGACCGAGTGTGCGCAATCGGCAACGGACAGTTCCTTGTCCGCCAGGAGATGACCGATGGTATACTGGTGCTCGAAGGGATCCTTGCGCCCCAGAGTCAGGGTGGAGTTGCCCTGGGGGTCCATGTCCACGACCAGAATCCGCTTACCCCAACGGGAAAGGATATCCGCCGTGTTGACCACGGTTGTCGTCTTGCCGACACCGCCCTTATGATTGGCAAAGGTTATGATGCGCATGCGCTACCTGCCGGGTGTTGCAGTTTTAAGACGATGTCAAACGCGCGGCGAGCGTCGTCCGGATGTGACGGCGTGAGTAATGGTTTCAAAGGTCGCTCTACCGAAAAAAGCTTCGACTTGAAGCGGCCAGATCATGGACGTCTGACCGCCAAAAACCGCCTACTGCGCGGACTCATCTCCATCCAGGTCCTCGGCCAAATCATGAAGCATTTGCTGGACGCGTTCCAAGGTTTCACGTTGTTCCTGCGTTTCGACCTGCGTTTCCAGATAAGCCGTCTTGGCGGCGGCGTCGCGCAGGAAGCCGGCCATGAGACGATTGCGGAGGACATCGGGCAGATTCTGAAGCACCTGCATCTGCTGGTCCAGATATCCCAGGTTGTCCAATATCAAAGCCTGCTGCCGACCCATTGCGGCCATTTCCTCCTGAAAAGCAATCCGTTCCTGCTCCATGGTCCGGGCCATCTCCTCCTGGACCGAATTCATATGCCCGCTTTGCACGTGCAGTTCGCCAAGATGTTCCGAAAAGGAGGAGATCTGCTCGTTGAGCACGATGTAGACGCCGCTGCTGATCACCAGAGCCATGGCCGCGGCCAGCAACACGGTGGCGCCCCAACCTGGCCCCGCGGGCCGGACAAGGATTTCATCATCCATTGGCGCTGCATCTTTGGAGGTAACGGTTTTCTTTTCCACGGTGGATTCAGGAGTAGATGTCTGCATGGTGGGCTCCGAAGGAATATGAAGTGTATGGGATGCTGCGGGCGGCATGGCAATCCGCTCGGCAGCCGTTTTCTGATCTGATGTGGTGGAGGTCGGTTCATGGCCGACAGCCGGCTCGTCTCCCCGGACTGAATCCTGTTTCTGTTCAGGAGGGAACGCCGGCTTGATTTTGATTTCAGTTTTTTCGGTTTCGGGCTCGGGCAGGTCTGAGCCGGTTTCGGGAAGCGGTTCAGTCTTGGGCTCGGAAGCGGGTTCGGACTTGGGCTCGGGTGCCAGTTCCCGCTCCAGGGCCATTACGTTCTTTTCAGTGTCCTCGAGAGCACGACTTAAGGCGAAGTATTCGCCGAAGTATTTGAAGCTGGTCAGCAAAAAACCGGTAACAAAAAGAAAAGCCAGCAACCCCAGAAACGGGAGTTCAAATCCATAGGCGAAATAAGGCTCCCAAGTGAAGGCAAAGGGTATCCGAATGGCAAGGATATCCGCATTTTGGACCGCAAAAAGCATGGTCAGAACAAAAAGCAGAGTTAAGAAGAGAACCTTGATCAGCTTCATATCATCTCCAAGATCTCAGAGCGGCAATGCCTGCGAAATCACATGCTCAGTTTCCCGATGCGGACAATTCACCGTACTCCAGATTGAGCCGCTCCCGGGTCTGAGTCAAGGTCTGGACGGCCACGTCATGCGCCCTGCGATTCCCGGCCTCCAGCAATTCCCAGATGCGCTTCGGATTTGCCTCCAGCGCGGCGCGACGCTCCTGAATCGGTCCGAGAAACCGTTCCAGACTTTTCAGCAGCATTTTTTTGCAATCCACGCAACCCAAGGCGGCCTGAGTGCAGCCGGATGTTATTTCCTTGCGTGTCTCGGCATCCGTCATCAGTACGTGATATGGGTACATGTTGCACTGATCCGGATTGCCGGGATCTTTCTTGCGCATCCGGTTCGTGTCCGTGAGCATGCCCATTATTTTCGGAGTAACCTGCTCCATGGTTTCCGAGAGATGAATGGCGTTGCCGTAGCTCTTGCTCATTTTTCGGCCGTCAAGTCCGGGCAGTTTCTGCGCTTCGGTCAGCTTGGCTTGCGGTTCCGGAAAGAGCGGCGTGTACAGAAAGTTGAATCTTCGTGCGATTTCCCGAGTCAGTTCCAGGTGCGGCAACTGATCCTGGCCCACAGGCACGAGATGCGGCCGATAGATCAGGATGTCCGCGGCCATGAGCACGGGGTAGCCTAGAAAGCCGTAGGTGTTCAAATCCTTCGCGCCCTCAAGTTCGCCTTTCACTTCCTTGTACGTTGGGTTGCGTTCCAGCCAGCCCAGGGGCGTGAACATGGAGAACAGCAGTTGCAGTTCCGCATGCTCCTTGATTTGGGATTGCAGGAAGATGGTGCACTTTTCAGGATCCAGTCCGGCAGCCACCCAGTCCAGCACCAATTCCGGGACGAACTGCTTGATCCTGCCGGGAGTGGCATATTCGCTGGTCAGAGCATGCCAGTCCGCGACAAAGAAAAAGCACTCGTACTCGTCCTGCAGGGCGATCCAGTTTTCGAGAACGCCGAAATAGTGCCCCAGATGGAGCGGGCCTGTGGGACGCATCCCGGAGACAATTCGTTGTTGGGTTGTTGCCATCGAAAACGATTCCTCGTGGTGGTGGATGAAAGAACTGGTGCCGACGAATGAGCATCGTCGGCAGCGCGTCTAGAGCAAAACTCCTGAAAAAAACGATACCAGCGGCAGCAGCACGCTCTGTAAAACCCCGGTCATCAACAGCAGGATGAGAACGATGAATCCGTACCGCTCGAAATTGTAGATGAAACGCGCCCCTTCCACGGGCAAAAATCCGGCCAGAATCTTGGACCCATCTAGCGGCGGGATGGGAAACAGATTGAATATGCCCAGGATCAGGTTGATGATCACGCCGTAGCGGGCCATCAGAGCCAAAGGCTCGATCACGCTCATCCCGGCCCCGCCCAGCAGAACCGCAATCCAGATCAAGGCATGAAACATGGCTGCAAACGCCACAGCCAGAGCGAAGTTGGTCCCTGGTCCGGCCAGCGAAACCAGCATCATGCCCCTGACGGGATCCTGGAAGTAACGGGGATTGACCGGAACAGGCTTGGCCCAGCCAAAGATGAAGGGACTCTTGATCAGAACGAGAAGCAGGGGAAAGGCGATGGTGCCGATGGGGTCCACATGCTTGACTGGATTGAAGGTCAATCTTCCGGCAAGGCGGGCTGTAGGATCGCCCAACCGCCAAGCGGCAAATCCATGGGCAGCTTCGTGACACGTTATTGCAATGAGAACAGGTACGGCTATTAAAGCCAGTTCACGAATGAATGTTGTAATGTCGAACATATTTTCTGAATATACCATGCCTTATGGCTGGAAGCAAGGCGGGAACGCTTTCACGGCACGTGGGACGGACCGGTTCGGATGTGCAGGCAATTCCGCCGCTACGAGTCAGGTGCAAAAATGCGCACAACTATTCAGCATATTCTGAAAGTACACAGAATTGGTCCGGATTGCCTTGATTTTGCGGTCTTGCATGTTTGACTGAGCCAGGATTCGTTCATCAAACCATTGCCAAGCACTTGAAGCTCCAAATGTTGTTTATTCACGCAATGGTTTGATGAACGAATCCGGTTAAGGAGTCTGCGAGGCCGTAAAATCAAGGCAAGCCGGACCTCGGCTGAGTAGTTGCAAAGTGCACGACAGAGGCCAGAGGTTACGGGCTGAGGGTATGGTTGGAATCCC
Proteins encoded in this region:
- a CDS encoding efflux RND transporter permease subunit; the encoded protein is MQITKQSVSRPIFTIMIVLIVMILGGVSLSRLPIDLMPELTYPTLTVSTNYENASPEEMEELVTRIVEEAVAAVPGVEEITSISSEGQSSVRVSFSWGTDLDAASNDIRDRLDRITGRLPDNADRPQLRKFDAAQFPILIMGASSRLDPVEMRLVIDNQIKQRIERIPGVAAVDIWGGLEREIQVNVHPDRVRALGFSLEQIVQAIREANINVPAGTIEQNQFEVTLRTPGEFSSIQEIRSVVIAVRDGAPIYLAQVADVLDGHQRQTRIIRINGEPGVRLAVRKQAGTNTVQVAQAVLRELDRIHADVPQIQITPIIDTSKYIQQSINNVGRSILFGGTLAIFVLLFFLRNIRSTLVIAMGIPISIIATFTLIYFGGFTLNLMTLGGLALGVGMMVDNAIVVLENIYRLREKGGEGRAIAVQGTEEVSAAVTASTITTLVIFLPMVFLEGVAGVMFRQLAYVVAFALICSLLVALTVVPMLSARLLKPVAATAAPDGYGFLNRAFVVSGRMFHALEKAYLGLLKGALRHRLLVLALVVVLFGGALSLIPRVGTEFMPSADEGEVRVNVEMEVGTRLDVVDAQMRRIERMVQEMVPEAENMVVNVGASGWRAGGGARGEIRVALVPAAQRTRSSEQIAADLRPALTGIPGTVVRTRAGQGLFIFRMGAGDGDTLAVEVRGWDLQRLDALAAEVSARMERVDGITDVRVSREAGARQELVRIDRNRAADLGLSATRIARTLETAIAGTRAANYREGGYEYRILVKLAEAERMSIEDILDMTLTNDAGEQVLLRNVVVVESGRGPTQIDRKDQQRIASISAAISGRDLGSVVADLREHLREIPVPRDYEIVFAGDYEEQREAFSELALALILALLLVYMVMACLYESLLDPLVVMFAVPLAAIGVVLILLATGTTFNVQSFIGCIMLGGIVVNNAILIVDQSSHLRRNQGMAAMDAVLEAGRRRLRPILMTSLTTAFALTPLALGWGEGADAQAPMARVVIGGLISSSLITLVVIPVIYTLFYRVRGATRQTEQSAAPA
- a CDS encoding efflux RND transporter periplasmic adaptor subunit yields the protein MSQKSRRVVLPIVLIIIAGLGWVIYQAIQPAPAPPGGPRQPGSQQVAVQTASVTQATVRDMRTFSGTLIPWAQFVVAPKISGRLERLFVDVGDLVQRDQLVAQLEDAEFVQQVEQARAELAVARANLEEARSELDIAEKEFARIETLREQRVASLAELELSKSRLLAQQARKRVAEAQIEQRQAALRAAEVRLSYTQIRATWPANGEDRPRVVGERFVDQGTTLTANAQMISVLDISALRAVFHVSERDYARLQVGQSAQVSVDAFPGQQFEGRVARIAPVFREASRQARIELELFNPEGLMKPGMFVRAQLELDRAEEAVVVPSVALVRRDGQHALFAVEDDATVRLTVVRVGISENGVSQILEPEDLSGEVVILGQHLLEDGSSVRVVED
- a CDS encoding tetratricopeptide repeat protein — translated: MAKSTRKTNLEQDSKAALDSILNPEAKARLQREVSLSQPLKDNPERADVLEFPAAKDDQGSLQTSKKGKKETVSKQKTKKAPSSSKLTKPELENLTVEFREEIEAIGQEQKQLQQTTTEEFEQLRSGLQRLEQSLAAGDARINSDQEKLREVVEMAAAQQQRMDRLQEVLNERPWLKLHDELQDAVRESREKIAAMEKFVQSESTDLKKMLQDTIQKVSDLESQAARRPAEPVGVEQDLNSVKQRLSELENDLKNVKAVASAPAQKPAQAPAPTPAPAAAKSVPAGSSVAMVAQPAEQADETQAEEWMSRARLLWNGQRFTNAAAAVELLTKALDADPANAAIFNERGLAQIDAGFPDKALADFSRAIMLDAKLGSAFHNRGLLYMKMDKRDLACRDFRSAAALGDSRALKMAQETGYCGSSVLKKLFRGIID
- a CDS encoding ParA family protein translates to MRIITFANHKGGVGKTTTVVNTADILSRWGKRILVVDMDPQGNSTLTLGRKDPFEHQYTIGHLLADKELSVADCAHSVNGNLDLIPSNLHAYSQLALLPPNSAKRIFGLREKLEAVRGADNGYDLVLVDCPPQIEGPLITNAVAASDVYILPVDGESLYALQGTNHLIQAIEAIREDTNSDIRLLGVLVTMYNPRTTASRLVMDAVREFFGDALFQTVIRRNTTLNKANLSQQSIFDLDPASFGCQDYQKFATEMLSRVETGQKP
- the trpS gene encoding tryptophan--tRNA ligase, which encodes MATTQQRIVSGMRPTGPLHLGHYFGVLENWIALQDEYECFFFVADWHALTSEYATPGRIKQFVPELVLDWVAAGLDPEKCTIFLQSQIKEHAELQLLFSMFTPLGWLERNPTYKEVKGELEGAKDLNTYGFLGYPVLMAADILIYRPHLVPVGQDQLPHLELTREIARRFNFLYTPLFPEPQAKLTEAQKLPGLDGRKMSKSYGNAIHLSETMEQVTPKIMGMLTDTNRMRKKDPGNPDQCNMYPYHVLMTDAETRKEITSGCTQAALGCVDCKKMLLKSLERFLGPIQERRAALEANPKRIWELLEAGNRRAHDVAVQTLTQTRERLNLEYGELSASGN
- a CDS encoding site-2 protease family protein, translating into MFDITTFIRELALIAVPVLIAITCHEAAHGFAAWRLGDPTARLAGRLTFNPVKHVDPIGTIAFPLLLVLIKSPFIFGWAKPVPVNPRYFQDPVRGMMLVSLAGPGTNFALAVAFAAMFHALIWIAVLLGGAGMSVIEPLALMARYGVIINLILGIFNLFPIPPLDGSKILAGFLPVEGARFIYNFERYGFIVLILLLMTGVLQSVLLPLVSFFSGVLL